The proteins below are encoded in one region of Drosophila santomea strain STO CAGO 1482 chromosome 2R, Prin_Dsan_1.1, whole genome shotgun sequence:
- the LOC120446216 gene encoding alpha-tocopherol transfer protein-like isoform X3 has translation MLSDIDQLPTLQVGDYTLQFELGEPTAQGKEVAIKELRETPERQKEAAKELARLLEAETDLLYPKGNEEWLIRYLRPCKYYPESARDLIKRYYAFKVKHADVYTDLKPSNEANIFKHNILTVFPNRDQLGRRILVLELGKRWKHKQVTLDEVFKGAVLFLEAAMLEPETQICGAVVIFDMDGLSLQQTWQFTPPFAKRIVDWLQDSVPLRIKAIHIVNQPKIFQVVFALFKPFLKEKLRSRIIFHGTDRESLHKYMSPKCLPAAYGGFREASRIDSDQWYQLLLKCDTEFDTINSYGYKKK, from the exons ATGCTGTCGGACATCGACCAACTGCCCACGCTCCAGGTGGGCGACTACACCCTCCAGTTCGAGCTGGGCGAGCCGACGGCCCAGGGCAAGGAGGTGGCCATCAAGGAGCTCCGGGAAACCCCCGAGCGGCAGAAGGAGGCCGCCAAGGAACTGGCCCGACTTCTAGAGG CGGAGACGGACTTGCTGTACCCCAAGGGAAACGAGGAGTGGCTGATCCGATACCTGCGGCCCTGCAAGTACTACCCGGAAAGTGCTCGGGATCTG ATTAAGCGGTACTACGCCTTCAAGGTGAAGCACGCTGATGTGTACACCGACCTGAAGCCGTCGAACGAGGCCAACATCTTCAAGCACAACATCCTCACCGTTTTCCCCAACCGAGATCAACTGGGTCGCCGAATTTTGGTCCTCGAACTGGGCA AGCGCTGGAAGCACAAGCAGGTCACCCTGGATGAGGTGTTCAAGGGAGCCGTGCTCTTCTTGGAGGCGGCTATGCTGGAGCCGGAAACGCAGATATGCGGAGCTGTGGTGATCTTCGACATGGATGGCCTTAGTCTGCAGCAGACATGGCAGTTTACCCCACCGTTCGCCAAGCGAATTGTGGACTGGCTGCAGGACTCGGTGCCCCTCAGGATCAAGGCCATCCACATCGTGAACCAGCCGAAGATCTTCCAGGTGGTCTTCGCCCTCTTCAAGCCCTTCCTCAAGGAGAAGCTGCGCAGCAGGATCATCTTCCACGGCACCGACCGCGAGTCCCTGCACAAGTACATGTCGCCCAAGTGCCTGCCAGCCGCCTACGGAGGATTCCGCGAGGCCAGCCGCATCGACAGTGACCAGTGGTACCAGTTGCTGCTCAAGTGCGACACCGAGTTCGACACCATCAACTCGTACGGCTACAAAAAGAAGTGA
- the LOC120446216 gene encoding alpha-tocopherol transfer protein-like isoform X1, with the protein MTLLTTASAMRCLPSEFPPEAPRFGVPTMLSDIDQLPTLQVGDYTLQFELGEPTAQGKEVAIKELRETPERQKEAAKELARLLEAETDLLYPKGNEEWLIRYLRPCKYYPESARDLIKRYYAFKVKHADVYTDLKPSNEANIFKHNILTVFPNRDQLGRRILVLELGKRWKHKQVTLDEVFKGAVLFLEAAMLEPETQICGAVVIFDMDGLSLQQTWQFTPPFAKRIVDWLQDSVPLRIKAIHIVNQPKIFQVVFALFKPFLKEKLRSRIIFHGTDRESLHKYMSPKCLPAAYGGFREASRIDSDQWYQLLLKCDTEFDTINSYGYKKK; encoded by the exons ATGACCTTGCTGACCACTGCATCCGCGATGAGGTGCCTGCCCTCTGAGTTTCCTCCGGAGGCGCCGCGATTTG GAGTCCCCACCATGCTGTCGGACATCGACCAACTGCCCACGCTCCAGGTGGGCGACTACACCCTCCAGTTCGAGCTGGGCGAGCCGACGGCCCAGGGCAAGGAGGTGGCCATCAAGGAGCTCCGGGAAACCCCCGAGCGGCAGAAGGAGGCCGCCAAGGAACTGGCCCGACTTCTAGAGG CGGAGACGGACTTGCTGTACCCCAAGGGAAACGAGGAGTGGCTGATCCGATACCTGCGGCCCTGCAAGTACTACCCGGAAAGTGCTCGGGATCTG ATTAAGCGGTACTACGCCTTCAAGGTGAAGCACGCTGATGTGTACACCGACCTGAAGCCGTCGAACGAGGCCAACATCTTCAAGCACAACATCCTCACCGTTTTCCCCAACCGAGATCAACTGGGTCGCCGAATTTTGGTCCTCGAACTGGGCA AGCGCTGGAAGCACAAGCAGGTCACCCTGGATGAGGTGTTCAAGGGAGCCGTGCTCTTCTTGGAGGCGGCTATGCTGGAGCCGGAAACGCAGATATGCGGAGCTGTGGTGATCTTCGACATGGATGGCCTTAGTCTGCAGCAGACATGGCAGTTTACCCCACCGTTCGCCAAGCGAATTGTGGACTGGCTGCAGGACTCGGTGCCCCTCAGGATCAAGGCCATCCACATCGTGAACCAGCCGAAGATCTTCCAGGTGGTCTTCGCCCTCTTCAAGCCCTTCCTCAAGGAGAAGCTGCGCAGCAGGATCATCTTCCACGGCACCGACCGCGAGTCCCTGCACAAGTACATGTCGCCCAAGTGCCTGCCAGCCGCCTACGGAGGATTCCGCGAGGCCAGCCGCATCGACAGTGACCAGTGGTACCAGTTGCTGCTCAAGTGCGACACCGAGTTCGACACCATCAACTCGTACGGCTACAAAAAGAAGTGA
- the LOC120446215 gene encoding heparin sulfate O-sulfotransferase: protein MLRKLLKMWILLRPTYWLILIALCAVTCAGYWLLWSEIRLEHAFKPLSKLGDSLTPDQHASSSTDDFDFEEHLVVLYNRVPKTGSTSFVNIAYDLCKPNKFHVLHINVTANMHVLSLPNQIQFVRNVSRWHEMKPALYHGHMAFLDFSKFQIAHKPIYINLVRKPLDRLVSYYYFLRFGDNYRPNLVRKKAGNKITFDECVVQKQPDCDPKNMWLQIPFFCGHAAECWEPGSSWALDQAKRNLVNEYFLVGVTEQMYEFVDLLERSLPRIFHGFREHYHNSNKSHLRVTSSKLPPSESTIKAIQKTKIWQMENDLYEFALNQFEFNKRKLMQPDNKHVQKFMYEKIRPK, encoded by the exons ATGCTTAGGAAATTGCTAAAGATGTGGATTCTGCTGCGACCCACCTACTGGCTGATCCTGATAGCCCTGTGCGCAGTCACCTGTGCAGGTTACTGGTTGCTTTGGTCAGAGATTCGCCTGGAACATG CCTTCAAGCCGCTGTCCAAACTGGGCGATTCCCTTACCCCAGATCAGCATGCCTCGTCCAGCACCGATGACTTTGATTTCGAGGAGCACTTGGTGGTGCTTTACAATCGCGTTCCGAAAACAGGATCCACCAGCTTTGTCAACATAGCATACGATCTCTGCAAGCCCAACAAATTCCATGTGTTGCACATTAATGTTACTGCCAACATGCACGTCCTCTCGCTCCCCAATCAAATCCAATTCGTGCGCAATGTTTCCAGGTGGCACGAGATGAAGCCAGCTTTGTATCACGGCCACATGGCCTTCTTAGACTTCTCAAA ATTCCAAATCGCCCACAAGCCCATCTACATAAATTTAGTGCGCAAACCTCTCGACAGACTGGTCTCCTACTATTACTTTCTACGCTTTGGCGACAACTACCGACCGAATTTAGTTCGCAAGAAGGCGGGCAATAAAATT ACCTTTGATGAGTGCGTGGTGCAGAAGCAACCCGACTGTGATCCCAAAAATATGTGGCTGCAGATACCTTTTTTCTGTGGCCATGCAGCCGAGTGTTGGGAACCCGGCAGCAGTTGGGCCTTGGACCAGGCCAAGCGCAATCTAGTCAACGAATACTTCCTAGTCGGAGTCACTGAGCAGATGTACGAGTTTGTGGATTTGCTAGAGAGATCCCTCCCAAG AATTTTTCACGGCTTTCGGGAGCACTATCATAACTCAAACAAATCTCATCTGCGGGTGACATCTTCCAAGCTGCCGCCGAGCGAATCGACAATTAAAGCCATACAAAAGACAAAAATctggcaaatggaaaacgatCTGTACGAGTTCGCACTGAACCAATTCGAATTCAACAAGAGGAAGCTCATGCAGCCAGACAACAAGCATGTGCAGAAGTTCATGTACGAGAAGATTCGGCCCAAATGA
- the LOC120446217 gene encoding ras-related protein Rab-9B → MANMRPPQKSKLLKVVILGDGGVGKSALLTRFVSNRYEENNFHTIGVEFMNKDIVVDGERYTLQIWDTAGQERFRALRTPFYRGSDICLLCYALDDRDSLKGLGLWRNEFLNYADVDQDKFPFIVVGNKNDIPAQKRQVNSDAVQQWCAEQKVTCHIETSSKAATNVTDAFVLGLRQWRHMECVAEAELRQHGDTIDLTRPIRLVQRRICCTGGGGGGGGGGGQDADGDDAAMRSPGKKVFGQKRIANQAPSTNYRL, encoded by the exons ATGGCAAACATGCGGCCACCGCAGAAGTCCAAGTTGCTGAAGGTCGTCATACTGGGCGACGGGGGGGTGGGCAAGTCCGCCCTGCTCACTCGCTTCGTGTCCAACCGCTACGAGGAGAACAACTTCCACACCATCGGCGTGGAATTCATGAACAAGGACATAGTCGTCGACGGCGAGCGCTACACTCTGCAG ATATGGGACACCGCTGGCCAGGAGCGATTCCGGGCGCTCCGCACTCCGTTCTACAGGGGATCGGACATCTGCCTGCTCTGCTACGCACTCGACGATCGGGACAGCTTGAAGGGATTGGGTCTGTGGCGCAACGAGTTCCTGAACTACGCGGATGTGGACCAGGACAAGTTTCCATTCATCGTGGTGGGCAATAAG AACGACATTCCGGCGCAAAAGCGACAGGTGAACTCCGACGCAGTGCAGCAGTGGTGCGCGGAGCAGAAGGTGACCTGCCACATCGAGACGTCCTCGAAGGCGGCCACCAATGTGACGGATGCCTTCGTCCTTGGCCTCCGCCAGTGGCGGCACATGGAGTGCGTGGCGGAGGCGGAGCTGCGCCAGCACGGCGACACCATCGACCTCACCCGCCCCATTCGCCTGGTGCAGCGGCGCATCTGTTGCACGGGCGGAGGtggcggaggcggcggcggcggagggcAGGACGCGGATGGCGATGATGCCGCCATGCGCAGCCCGGGCAAGAAAGTGTTCGGTCAGAAGCGCATCGCCAACCAGGCGCCATCCACCAATTATCGGCTATGA
- the LOC120446345 gene encoding RNA-splicing ligase RtcB homolog yields MVVRPYNDELKYLEKVSDHCWRIKKGFQPNMNVEGCFYVNSRLERLMLEELKNACRPGAVGGFLPGVKQIANVAALPGIVGRSIGLPDIHSGYGFAIGNMAAFDMDDPLSVVSPGGVGFDINCGVRLLRTNLYEKDVQPVKEQLAQSLFDHIPVGVGSKGIIPMNARDLEEALEMGMDWSLREGYVWAEDKEHCEEYGRMLNADPAKVSMRAKKRGLPQLGTLGAGNHYAEIQVVDEIYDKWSASKMGIEEKGQVVVMIHSGSRGFGHQVATDALVQMEKAMKRDKIETNDRQLACARINSVEGQDYLKAMAAAANFAWVNRSSMTFLTRQAFAKMFNTTPDDLDMHVIYDVSHNIAKVENHIVDGKERKLLVHRKGSTRAFPPHHPLIPVDYQLTGQPVLVGGTMGTCSYVLTGTEQGMQETFGSTCHGAGRALSRAKSRRNLDYKEVLDKLDQLGIAIRVASPKLVMEEAPESYKDVTDVVDTCHAAGISKKCIKMRPIAVIKG; encoded by the exons ATGGTGGTGCGTCCGTACAACGATGAGCTCAAGTACCTGGAGAAGGTGAGCGACCACTGCTGGCGGATCAAGAAGGGCTTCCAGCCGAACATGAATGTGGAGGGGTGCTTCTATGTGAACAGCCGCCTGGAGCGCCTgatgctggaggagctgaagAACGCCTGTCGCCCGGGAGCAGTGGGTGGCTTCCTGCCCGGAGTCAAGCAGATAGCCAATGTGGCTGCCTTGCCGGGCATCGTGGGCAGGTCCATTGGGCTGCCCGACATTCATTCCGGCTACGGATTCGCCATTGGGAATATGGCTGCTTTCGACATGGATGATCCGCTGTCCGTTGTGAGTCCCGGCGGCGTGGGCTTCGACATCAACTGTGGCGTCCGCCTGCTGCGCACGAATCTCTACGAGAAGGATGTGCAGCCCGTGAAGGAGCAACTGGCGCAGTCCCTGTTTGATCACATCCCGGTGGGTGTGGGCTCCAAAGGCATTATACCCATGAATGCCCGCGATCTGGAGGAGGCCCTGGAAATGGGCATGGACTGGTCGCTGAGGGAGGGATACGTGTGGGCGGAGGACAAGGAGCATTGCGAGGAGTACGGCCGCATGCTGAACGCCGATCCCGCCAAGGTGAGCATGCGGGCCAAGAAGCGAGGACTGCCCCAGCTGGGTACCCTGGGTGCGGGCAATCACTACGCCGAGATCCAGGTGGTGGACGAAATTTACGACAAGTGGAGCGCCTCCAAGATGGGCATCGAGGAGAAGGGCCAGGTGGTGGTGATGATTCACTCTGGCAGTCGTGGCTTCGGCCACCAGGTTGCCACCGATGCCCTGGTCCAGATGGAGAAGGCCATGAAGCGGGACAAGATCGAGACCAATGACCGGCAGCTGGCCTGTGCCAGGATAAATTCGGTGGAAGGACAGGACTACCTTAAGGCCATGGCTGCGGCTGCCAACTTTGCCTGGGTCAATCGCAGCTCCATGACATTCCTTACCCGCCAGGCGTTTGCCAAGATGTTCAACACTACTCCAGACGATCTCGACATGCATGTTATCTATGACGTCTCGCACAATATTGCCAAGGTGGAGAACCACATAGTAGACGGCAAGGAGCGAAAGTTGCTGGTTCACCGCAAGGGCTCCACGCGCGCCTTCCCGCCACACCATCCACTGATCCCAGTGGACTATCAGCTTACCGGGCAGCCTGTCTTGGTGGGTGGAACCATGGGCACCTGCAGCTACGTGTTGACCGGAACGGAGCAGGGCATGCAGGAGACTTTCGGCAGCACCTGCCACGGAGCG GGTCGCGCCCTGTCTCGCGCCAAATCCCGCCGCAACCTGGACTACAAGGAGGTGCTGGACAAGCTGGATCAGTTGGGCATCGCCATTCGCGTGGCCTCGCCCAAGTTGGTCATGGAGGAGGCGCCCGAGTCTTACAAGGACGTGACCGATGTGGTCGACACCTGTCATGCAGCGGGCATTAGCAAAAAGTGCATCAAAATGCGACCAATTGCGGTGATAAAGGGCTGA
- the LOC120446213 gene encoding ran GTPase-activating protein — MSFSTFNFASMAAQVGQEQGISFQDKALTWDTAADVQDVVDALNKQTTVHYLNLDGNTLGVEAAKAIGEGLKRHPEFRKALWKNLFTRRLKNEIPEALKHLGAALNVAGAKMTVLDLSDNALGPNGMRGLEEFLRSPVCYSLQELLLYNCGLGPEGGRMLSKALIDLHANANKAGFPLQLRVFIGSRNRLENTGAMALAAAFKTLKTFEEIVLEQNSIYFDGVEALSESFKENPHLRVLNMNDNTVKSQGAEKIAEVLPYLPMLRELSLGDCLIKTNGAYHFGEVLESANDQLEVVNLSFNEINSDGGLVLVNAMRKKSKLRILNLDGNSFGLEGSEQIINEMNKLPTAAALQPFEEINSENDDDSGDEDEAEDQDEDYDDEEDYDEHEHANDTTEEADEDDEEYNNEAEDTAYITTNAYTTKLFNDTTNSMASNTFAVANKTISQKCTPEKFCLSQTPCSQEDFDSLDEDNKLEALQSIVNQFTGDNHLLLLVFTTLKCAHLSQSSKAALDLAISLYQATFDYAIKTKQETRVLNYVLMQLRLLHCDQTFNSDYDVKSCRFALREALKQPTFANDNIKNSFKTFLESVEL, encoded by the exons ATGTCCTTTTCCACCTTTAACTTCGCCAGCATGGCCGCTCAAGTGGGCCAGGAGCAGGGTATTTCATTCCAGGACAAGGCGCTGACCTGGGACACAGCTGCCGATG TCCAGGATGTGGTGGATGCCCTCAACAAGCAGACTACCGTGCACTATCTGAATCTGGACGGAAACACCCTGGGCGTGGAGGCGGCCAAGGCGATTGGTGAGGGTCTGAAGCGTCATCCCGAGTTCAGAAAGGCGCTGTGGAAGAACCTGTTTACTCGTCGTCTCAAAAACGAGATTCCGGAGGCCCTTAAACACTTGGGAGCCGCGCTAAATGTGGCGGGCGCTAAAATGACTGTCCTGGATCTCAGCGACAATGCCTTGGGACCGAATGGCATGCGCGGCTTGGAGGAGTTTCTGCGGTCCCCGGTCTGCTACTCACTGCAGGAGCTGCTTCTGTACAATTGTGGCCTGGGTCCCGAGGGCGGTAGAATGCTGTCCAAGGCCCTGATCGATCTGCATGCCAATGCCAATAAAGCGGGCTTTCCGCTCCAGCTGCGTGTTTTTATAGGCTCACGTAATCGCCTCGAGAATACCGGTGCTATGGCCCTGGCAGCCGCATTCAAAACCCTCAAGACCTTCGAGGAGATTGTTTTGGAGCAAAACTCAATTTACTTCGACGGCGTCGAGGCCCTGTCCGAATCATTCAAAGAGAACCCCCATCTGCGAGTGCTGAACATGAACGACAATACTGTAAAGTCCCAGGGAGCGGAAAAAATAGCAGAGGTTCTTCCCTACCTGCCCAT GCTTCGTGAATTGAGCTTGGGAGACTGTCTGATCAAAACCAATGGCGCCTACCACTTCGGTGAGGTTCTGGAGAGCGCCAACGATCAACTGGAAGTTGTTAACTTAAGTTTTAATGAAATCAACAGCGACGGCGGTTTGGTGTTGGTGAACGCTATGCGAAAGAAATCCAAGCTGCGCATCTTGAACCTAGATGGCAATAGCTTTGGCCTTGAAGGCAGCGAGCAGATAATCAACGAGATGAATAAGTTGCCAACTGCTGCCGCACTGCAACCGTTTGAGGAAATAAACTCCGAAAACGACGACGATTCGGGAGATGAGGACGAGGCTGAAGACCAGGACGAAGATTACGATGACGAAGAGGACTACGACGAGCACGAGCACGCTAACGATACTACCGAAGAGGCagacgaggacgacgaggagtACAACAACGAGGCGGAGGATACTGCCTATATCACCACGAATGCCTACACGACCAAG CTCTTTAACGACACCACCAACTCGATGGCCAGCAATACTTTTGCAGTCGCAAACAAGACGATTAGCCAAAAATGCACTCCGGAGAAGTTCTGTTTGAGCCAAACACCCTGTTCCCAGGAAGATTTCGATTCGCTAGATGAGGATAACAAGCTTGAGGCTTTGCAGTCGATTGTCAAC CAATTCACCGGCGACAaccatttgctgctgctcgtcTTCACCACCTTGAAGTGCGCACATTTGTCGCAATCCTCGAAAGCTGCGTTGGATCTGGCCATCTCCTTGTACCAGGCCACCTTTGACTACGCCATTAAGACGAAGCAGGAGACCCGTGTGCTCAACTATGTTCTGATGCAGCTTCGTTTGTTGCACTGCGACCAGACATTCAATTCGGACTACGATGTCAAGAGCTGTCGATTTGCCCTGCGCGAGGCTCTCAAACAACCAACGTTTGCCAACGACAACATTAAGAATTCCTTTAAGACTTTCCTTGAGAGTGTTGAATTGTAA
- the LOC120446216 gene encoding alpha-tocopherol transfer protein-like isoform X2 codes for MRVPTMLSDIDQLPTLQVGDYTLQFELGEPTAQGKEVAIKELRETPERQKEAAKELARLLEAETDLLYPKGNEEWLIRYLRPCKYYPESARDLIKRYYAFKVKHADVYTDLKPSNEANIFKHNILTVFPNRDQLGRRILVLELGKRWKHKQVTLDEVFKGAVLFLEAAMLEPETQICGAVVIFDMDGLSLQQTWQFTPPFAKRIVDWLQDSVPLRIKAIHIVNQPKIFQVVFALFKPFLKEKLRSRIIFHGTDRESLHKYMSPKCLPAAYGGFREASRIDSDQWYQLLLKCDTEFDTINSYGYKKK; via the exons ATGA GAGTCCCCACCATGCTGTCGGACATCGACCAACTGCCCACGCTCCAGGTGGGCGACTACACCCTCCAGTTCGAGCTGGGCGAGCCGACGGCCCAGGGCAAGGAGGTGGCCATCAAGGAGCTCCGGGAAACCCCCGAGCGGCAGAAGGAGGCCGCCAAGGAACTGGCCCGACTTCTAGAGG CGGAGACGGACTTGCTGTACCCCAAGGGAAACGAGGAGTGGCTGATCCGATACCTGCGGCCCTGCAAGTACTACCCGGAAAGTGCTCGGGATCTG ATTAAGCGGTACTACGCCTTCAAGGTGAAGCACGCTGATGTGTACACCGACCTGAAGCCGTCGAACGAGGCCAACATCTTCAAGCACAACATCCTCACCGTTTTCCCCAACCGAGATCAACTGGGTCGCCGAATTTTGGTCCTCGAACTGGGCA AGCGCTGGAAGCACAAGCAGGTCACCCTGGATGAGGTGTTCAAGGGAGCCGTGCTCTTCTTGGAGGCGGCTATGCTGGAGCCGGAAACGCAGATATGCGGAGCTGTGGTGATCTTCGACATGGATGGCCTTAGTCTGCAGCAGACATGGCAGTTTACCCCACCGTTCGCCAAGCGAATTGTGGACTGGCTGCAGGACTCGGTGCCCCTCAGGATCAAGGCCATCCACATCGTGAACCAGCCGAAGATCTTCCAGGTGGTCTTCGCCCTCTTCAAGCCCTTCCTCAAGGAGAAGCTGCGCAGCAGGATCATCTTCCACGGCACCGACCGCGAGTCCCTGCACAAGTACATGTCGCCCAAGTGCCTGCCAGCCGCCTACGGAGGATTCCGCGAGGCCAGCCGCATCGACAGTGACCAGTGGTACCAGTTGCTGCTCAAGTGCGACACCGAGTTCGACACCATCAACTCGTACGGCTACAAAAAGAAGTGA